CCCCTGCATTACGAGGACTTCACCATGCGCAAATTGCTTCTGCTGTCTCTGGTACTGGCCAGCCCGCTGACCTTCGCCGCCACTCAATGCACCACCGCCGACAAGGCGCAGTGGCAGGACCAGGACAAATTCCAGGCTGACCTCAAAGCCCAGGGCTACGAGATCAAGAAGTTCAAAGTGACTGGCGGCAATTGCTACGAAATCTACGGTTTCAACAAAGAAGGCCAGAAGGTCGAAATCTACTTCGATCCGGTCGATGGCAAGGTCATCAAAAGCGAAATCGACGGCTGATGAACGCTACCACCACACGCCTCTGGGACCCGCTGGTCAGGTTGTTCCATTGGTCTCTGGCGAGCGCTTTCCTGGCCAATTACTTCTTCACCGAAGAGGGCGAGAACTGGCACCGCTGGTTCGGTTACTACGCCGTGGCCTGGTTGGCGATCCGCCTGGTGTGGGGCTTTATCGGCACACCGGCAGCGCGCTGGGCGGACTTTTGGCCGACCCGGGCGCGCCTGGCCGAACACCTGCGGGCATTGCTCAGCGGCCGTGATTACCACCGCATGGGGCATTCCCCGCTGGGCGGCTTGGTGATGATCGGCATGATGCTGTTGATGCTCGGCCTGGGCGTGACCGGCTTTCTGATGGAGGAGGTCGATTACTTCTGGGGCGTTGATTTACCGCTGGATATCCATGAATTCTGCGCCGATGGGCTGATGGCCCTGGTGGGCCTGCACATCGTGGCGGCGCTGTTTGAAAGCTACCGTCTGAAGGAAAACCTGCCGTTGTCGATGGTCACCGGCAAGCGGCGCAAGCTGGATCACTGAGTTTTTATCTGTCGCGGCTAAAGCCCCTCCCACGGTACGCGCGCTGATGTGGGAGGCGCTTTAGCGGCGACTTTCAGCCTCAGACCAATCTTGCATCCAGGCTGTTCTGCGCCAGGCGCTTGGCCTGCTCCTGGGTCATGCCCAGGCTGTCGTACAGAGCGGCGAAGTTTTCGGTGACGTAGCCGCCGAAGTAGGCCGGGTCATCCGAGTTCACCGTCACCTTCACCCCGCGTTCGAGCATCTGCAGGATGTTGTGCTGGCGCATGTCGTCGAATACACAGAGCTTGGTGTTGGACAGCGGGCAGACGGTCAGCGGGATCTGCTCGTCGATGATGCGCTGCATCAAACGCTCGTCTTCGATAGCGCGCACGCCATGGTCGATACGCTCGATTTTCAGTAGGTCCAGGGCTTCCCAGATGTATTCGGGTGGGCCTTCTTCGCCCGCATGGGCGACGGTCAGATAGCCTTCACTGCGCGCCTTGTCGAACACGCGCTGGAACTTGCTCGGCGGGTGGCCCATCTCCGAGCTGTCCAAACCGACGGCGATAAAGGCATCGCGGAATGGCCTGGCCTGTTCCAGGGTTTTGAAGGCTTCTTCTTCGGGCAGATGCCGCAGAAAGCTCAGGATCAAACCGTGGCTGATGCCCAGCTGCTTTTCACCATCGACCAGCGCCTGTTTGATGCCGCGCAGCACTACTTCAAAGGGAATACCGCGATCGGTGTGGGTCTGCGGGTCGAAGAATGGCTCGGTGTGGATGACGTTCTGCGCTTTGCATTTTTGCAGGTAGGCCCAGGTAAGGTCGTAGAAATCCTGCTCGGTGCGCAGCACGTCGGCCCCGGCGTAATACAGGTCGAGAAACTCCTGCAGGTTGTTGAACGCGTAGGCGCTGCGCAGCGCTTCAACATCGTTCCAGGGCAGGGCAATCTTGTTGCGCTCGGCCAGGGCAAACAGCAACTCGGGCTCCAGCGAGCCCTCAATGTGCAGGTGCAGTTCGGCCTTGGGCAGGGCATTGAGCCAGTCGTACATGGTCAGATCTCGTTATCAGGCGTGGTCGCGACAAAGTTTAACCGTAAGGACAGGATTTCGCCGAATCAGCCGGGTGCTAAATCGCCTTGGCCGCGCAACGCTCTCGCGGCCAAGGCCGTTCCTCCGGGGCGCGGGCGGAGTTATGCGCCCGCCTGTTCTTCACGCCTGTAAGCGTAGGTGTCGGCAAAGCGCGAGAGTAGGTATTCGGCGCTGGTTACTGACGGATACTTGGGTGGGTTGCTGGCGTCCGAGCAGTTCGGTAGGCAGCTGATTTCGGTATCCGGGTGCGGTTCGGCGAAGAACGGCATGGAGTAGCGATCAACCCCCAGCGGGCTGATCACCCGGTGCGGGGTCGAGGTGTAACGGTCATTGCTCCAGCGCGCCAGCATGTCGCCGATGTTCACCACAAAGCTGCCAGCCATCGGCGGCGCGTCGATCCACTGGCCATCGCGGGCACGCACTTGCAGACCGCCGGCGTTGTCCTGGTAGAGCAGGGTGATGCAACCGTAATCGGTGTGTTCACCCGCGCCTTGCTGTTCGGCACTGCTGGCAGTGTGGCGCGGCGGGTAGTGGATCATCCGCAGCACGCTGATTGGCTCATTGAAGCGCGTGTCGAAAAAGTCGCGGTCGATGTCCAGAGCAATCGTCATGGCGCGCAGCAGGGTTTGCGCCAGCGCCTGCATATCGGCGTAGTGCTGTTCCATCAGTGTTTCCCAACCGGGCAGGTCGGGATGCCGATTGGCGCCGCGCAGCGGTTTGCCGGCCAGCACCTCGGGGTGATTGAGGTCCATATGGAAACCCATATCGAAGGTTTCCTTGAGATCGCTCGGTTTGCTCGGGTCCAGTTGCTCGGTGGCAATCGCGCCGTAGCCACGGTGATGGGCGGTCTGGGTGATATCGATTTTGAGTTTGTCCGCAGCCGGCAGGGCGAAGAAGGTTTTGGCGGCGCTCAGCAGTTCGGCAATACGCGCCGGGCTGATCGGGTGGCCGGTGATATAGAAGAAACCCCAGTCGCGGCAGGCTCGGTCAATCTGCTCGGCCACGGCGGGCCAGGCGGTTTGGTTGTCGCTGTAGAGCGGGGCGATATCGATAATCGGTAGGCGGTTCATAAAAAGCTCCGGGATGTTGCTGCGAGTCTTCTCGTACCCAGGGCAGCGAGTAAGAGCGCCCCGTATCCAGGGCGCCCTTTTGATGCGGTTCTGCCGGTGAGGCAGGGACGGCATCGGTTTGATGTGTGTGAGGGGGCTTACTTCGGCAGTTCAGCCTTTACGTTTTCCACGTAGTAGTTCATCGAGGCCAGTTCGGCGTTGGTCGCGGCGACGCCGGCCGGGATTTTCTCGACGCCGCTCTGGTCCTTGATTGGGCCGGTGAACGGGTGGAAGGTGCCGCTCTTGATGTCGGCGATGATCTGCTCGGCTTCGGTTTTCACCTCGGCCGGCACCAGGTCGCTGATCGGCAGTTTGATGGTGTCTTCCGCCAGGCCGCCCCAGAAGTCTTCAGATTTCCAGTTGCCGTCGATCACCGCCTGTGTGG
This DNA window, taken from Pseudomonas sp. SG20056, encodes the following:
- a CDS encoding PepSY domain-containing protein, whose amino-acid sequence is MRKLLLLSLVLASPLTFAATQCTTADKAQWQDQDKFQADLKAQGYEIKKFKVTGGNCYEIYGFNKEGQKVEIYFDPVDGKVIKSEIDG
- a CDS encoding cytochrome b/b6 domain-containing protein; this encodes MNATTTRLWDPLVRLFHWSLASAFLANYFFTEEGENWHRWFGYYAVAWLAIRLVWGFIGTPAARWADFWPTRARLAEHLRALLSGRDYHRMGHSPLGGLVMIGMMLLMLGLGVTGFLMEEVDYFWGVDLPLDIHEFCADGLMALVGLHIVAALFESYRLKENLPLSMVTGKRRKLDH
- a CDS encoding 2-oxoglutarate and iron-dependent oxygenase domain-containing protein → MNRLPIIDIAPLYSDNQTAWPAVAEQIDRACRDWGFFYITGHPISPARIAELLSAAKTFFALPAADKLKIDITQTAHHRGYGAIATEQLDPSKPSDLKETFDMGFHMDLNHPEVLAGKPLRGANRHPDLPGWETLMEQHYADMQALAQTLLRAMTIALDIDRDFFDTRFNEPISVLRMIHYPPRHTASSAEQQGAGEHTDYGCITLLYQDNAGGLQVRARDGQWIDAPPMAGSFVVNIGDMLARWSNDRYTSTPHRVISPLGVDRYSMPFFAEPHPDTEISCLPNCSDASNPPKYPSVTSAEYLLSRFADTYAYRREEQAGA
- a CDS encoding adenosine deaminase — translated: MYDWLNALPKAELHLHIEGSLEPELLFALAERNKIALPWNDVEALRSAYAFNNLQEFLDLYYAGADVLRTEQDFYDLTWAYLQKCKAQNVIHTEPFFDPQTHTDRGIPFEVVLRGIKQALVDGEKQLGISHGLILSFLRHLPEEEAFKTLEQARPFRDAFIAVGLDSSEMGHPPSKFQRVFDKARSEGYLTVAHAGEEGPPEYIWEALDLLKIERIDHGVRAIEDERLMQRIIDEQIPLTVCPLSNTKLCVFDDMRQHNILQMLERGVKVTVNSDDPAYFGGYVTENFAALYDSLGMTQEQAKRLAQNSLDARLV